The DNA sequence ACCGCCTGCTCCACGGGCGGTTTCGCTCAAACTTTCCACTTCCTCGAAACCGACCCTGCATACGGCCGAGATGACGAGCTGTGCTATGCGGTCTCCAACCTTCACCTCAAAGGGTTCTCTCCCCAGGTTTATCAGTATGACGCCCACTTCTCCTCTGTAGTCCGCATCTATCGTGCCCGGGGCGTTCAGAACGGTCACGCCGTGTTTTAGGGCAAGGCCGCTACGAGGCCTGACCTGAGCCTCGTAGCCCATTGGGATCTCCAGGTAAAGCCCCGTGCCTATCAAGGCCCAACTGCCTGGCTCTATCGTCTTCTCCTCGGCTGCCCTCAAATCAACTCCCGAAGAGGATGGCGTCATATAGGAGGGCATGTCGAACCTTAACGCATTTCCCCTTCGGGACACCTTCACTTTGATGCTGTCTCCCATTGCTAATCCCTCTTCGGCCTGGGATGGCGACCCTTATCCGAATCCCTTTTCTTGGTCAGGGAGGAGTCCCTCTTTCTATCCTCCTCCAAAAATTCCCGCATCTCGGGGGTGAGCGGAAAATCGTCGGGGTTCTCCAGTATCCTTTTTCTGCTCAAGTTTATCCTGCCAAGCTCGTCGATCTCCTTCACCACGACCAATACGGGATCTCCGACCTTGAAGAAGTCCTCCACCTTGGGCACATGAGAGGAACTCACCTCGCTGATGTGAAGCAGCCCCTCCTTGCCGGGAAGCAGCTCGACGAAGGCGCCAAAGCTGGTCAGCCTCGTAACCTTGCCAAGGTAAACCTCTCCAGGCTCGACTTCCTTCGTCAGCGATTTGATCATCGACATGGCCTCATGGGCCGCAGCCTCTGAGGAAGCTGCAATGTAAGTGACGCCTTCGTCTCCTATGTCTATCTTGACGCCGGTTTTTTGGACGATATTCCTGATGGTCTTACCGCCGGGGCCTATGACATCCCTTATCTTATCGGGGTCGATGTTCATGGTGTATATCCTAGGAGCATACTGGGACAGCTCCTCTCTCGGAGAGGATATGACGGCATCCATGATGTCCAGTATCTGAAGCCTTCCCCTTTTGGCCTGCTCCAGGGCCTGAACCAGAATGTCCCTGGTTATCCCGCCTGCCTTGTTATCCATCTGCAGCGCGGTAACGCCGTCGCGCGTTCCGGCCACCTTGAAGTCCATGTCTCCGTAATGGTCCTCAAGCCCCTGGATATCGGTCAATATGGCGACCCTTTCCCCTTCCTTTATCAAGCCCATGGCGATGCCGGCCACGCTCTTTCTTATGGGCACTCCGGCGTCCATCAGGGACAGCGAGGCACCGCATACGCTTGCCATGGAGCTGGAGCCGTTGGATTCAAGTATATCCGATACGACCCTTATGATATAGGGAAACTCCGTCTCGGATGGTATCAAGGGCTTTACCGCTCTTTCGGCGAGCGCCCCGTGGCCTATCTCGCGCCTTCCGGGACCGCGCATCGGCCTAACTTCCCCGACGGAAAAGGGCGGGAAGTTGTAATGCAGCATGAATCGCTTTGGCGGCTCGTCCAGCTTCAGCCCGTCCAGTATCTGTTCATCCTCTCCGGCCATGCCCAAGGTCGTGACGACCAAGGCTTGAGTTTCACCCCTGGTGAACACGGCCGAGCCGTGAACCCTGGGCAAAAATCCCACCTCACACGTTATGGGTCTCAGTTCGTCCATGGCCCTGCCGTCAGCCCTCTTGCCCTCGTCAAGGATTAGGGACCGCATGGCCTTCTTGACGAACCGGGTCACCACTTCGGAGATATAAGCCTCATGTTCTGGATAGGCTTCCTCGAAGCGCTCCCACGCCTTCTGCTCTATGGCCTTGATGGCGTCGCTGCGCTCTTTTTTTGCATGGATCTTGACGGCTTCGTAAATCTCGCCGTAAAGGTTCCTTTCGACGAACTCCTCAATTTCCGGGACCTCGATCGGGGAAGGTATCTCGCTTTTGACCTTGCCGACGGCTTCTTTCATCCTCAACTGAAAGTCAACGAGGCGCCTTATCTCTTCTTGGGCAAGCTCAAGGGCGTCTATCAAGACGTCTTCCGGTACCTCGTTTGCTCCCCCCTCCACCATGGTAATTCCGTCTTTATGGCCGGCCACGACCAGGTCAAGGACGCTTCCTTGCATGTCGGATTCCTTGGGATTTATGACCAGACGGCCGTCTATGTAGCCCACGCGAACGGCTCCTACGGGTCCGTCCCAGGGGATGTCCGAGATGACGAGCGCTGCAGAGGCGGCATTTATGGCCAGCATGTTGGGCGGATTGACCTGATCTACCGACAGCACCGTGGCTACCACGTGAACGTCATTTTTCATATGCTCTGGAAACAGCGACCTTATGGACCTGTCCACGAGCCTGGCGCTCAAAATGGCCGTCTCCGAGGGCTTTCCCTCCCTTTTGATGAAACCGCCTGGTATCTTGCCGGCAGCGTAAAAACGCTCCTCATAATCCACTATGAGGGGAAAGAAGTCCACATCTTCCCTGGGGGTATCTTCCATGCATGCCGTGACAAGGACGGTTGTATCTCCATAACGGGCATATACTGCACCGTTGGCCTGTTTTGCGAGATGCCCGGTCGAAAAGGTAAGAGCCTCTCCGCCTATCTCCATCTCAAAGTTCATTTCATCGCTCATTCCTAAACTTTCCTCCCATTGAAAATATCGATCTGAAGCTTTCGTGACGATTAAAGGCGAGGACCTCCTCGCCTTTAAATTGAAGTCGTTAACGGCGCAGACCCAGTTTGTCTATCAACGATTTGTAGCGGTTGAAATCCTTTTCCTGCAGGTATTTCAGGAGCTTTCTCCTCTTGCCGACCATCTTCAGGAGGCCTCTCCTCGAATGAAAGTCCTTCTTGTGGACCTTGAGGTGCTCCGTCAGGTAGCGAATCCTGTAGGTCAGTATGGCGACCTGCACCTCCGGGGACCCCGTATCGGCGCTGTGAGTCTTAAACTCCTCGATGACCTTCTGCTTCCAATCTTCCATCACTATATCACCTCACTAAAAAAATCCCTTGACCAAGAAGGACGAATGCCGATCCACCTAGTCTAGGGTATGTTCATATTAACACTACAACTAAAGCGACGCAAGGGTTGTTGGTTTCAATCTCACCGTGTACCGCCTTGATCTCCCTTGGCGCCCTCTTTGCCTTCCCTCGAAGGTTTCGGGCAAACTATCACTCGCCTGTGAGGATCCTGCCCCACCGAGCGAGTCTCGATGCCCTCCATTGACTGCAGCGTAGTGTGTACTACCTTACGCTCCCAGTTTGACATCGGCTGAAGCCCAACGGGCTTATTTCTGCTTATTGCCTTTCGGGCGGCAGATACGGCCATCCTCTTTATGCTCTCCTCGCGCCTGCTTCGATATCCGCCGCTGTCCAGGCGCACCCTAAAGGCACCTGCGGCGGATGAAGCAATCATCAGGTTGAGGAGGTGTTCCAATGCCCTAAGGGTCTCTCCGTACCTTCCAATGGCTATGCCGGCATCGTCGCCGCTTATGTCTATAGTATTGTCATCCTCAAACGACAAGGTCACATCTAAGCCCATCTTTTCCAGCAACTCCGCCAATACCCTCTGAGCCCTTAGGATCTCAATGGCACGGGCAGGCCTGGCCTCCACCTTAAGGCGTTTGCCCAAGATACCGAATAGCTTTTTTTCTTCCTCGACTAAATTGATCACCACATCGCTTGGGCTTATTCCCCACTCCTGCGCGGCAATTGCTCTCGCCTCCTCCAAAGAAGAGGCTTCAACGACAATAACTTCTTTCTCGCTCAAGGGATAATCGCCCTACCTTTCTCTATACATCCTTGGAAACTTCTTCCGATTCCGCCTTGGATTTCTCCGCCGATCGCGGCTTGTCCTTGTACAAGACGGGCTTTTGTGATATTTCAACGGAAGTCCTGCGCTGTACCCATACCTGTTGTACCACTCCGATCAGGGAAGAAACGCCCCAATAGAGCAACACGCCACCGGGAAGGCTCAGGCATATGAACATCATGAAGAGGGGCATGAACCACCCCATGAAGGCCATCTGTTCGCTTGCCGCCCCTGTTGTGGTGATCTTCTGCTGAAACCACGTAACAAAACCTATCAGGAGCCAAAGTATCAAGGTCCCTCCGTATAATCCGAAATTCAGAAGGCCAGCGGGGTTGGAGACTATACCGCTTATGACGGTCATGACGCCTGCCTTGGCGGTCGCAACGCCAAGAGCCTGGCTCATCAGCGAAAGAAGCGAGTGCTTCAGCGATATGCCGAGGAAAAACTCCTCCCCAAAGTCGTAGTTCATTATCACCTTGAAAAGAAGTATCAGGATGGGCAACTGCACAAGCAAGGGCAAGCAACCCGCCGCAGGATTCACCCCATATTCCCTGTAAAGCTTCATTACCTCTTGGTTCAACTTCTGCTTGTCATCCTTGTACTTCTCCTGCAAGGTTTTGAGGCGGGGCTGAATCTGCTGCATCTTCTTCATGCTCACAAGCTGTTTATGCGAGAGAGGATACAGCAGCACTCTGACCAGGATGGTCAAAAGTATGATAGCTACTCCGTATGAATGGCTGATGCCGTAAAAAAAGTTAAGCACTCCCAAAAGCAAATCGCTACCAGATTGCCACAAAGAACCCACTATATTTTCACCTGCCCTATCTTTCGATCTGTTCCGGGAACGGGATCATATCCTCCGGGATGCCACGGACCACATCGACATAACCTCTTTACGGTTAACCAACTACCGCGAATTACTCCCCACCGTTCCAGGGCCTCGATGGCATACTGCGAACAGGTTGGGTAAAACCTGCAGTTGCGCCCCAAAAGGGGAGAAACGAAAATCTGATACGCCCTGATAAAACCCACAAGCATCATCTTGGGCAATACGAGAGCCTTATTTGTCCTTTTCATCGTTTTTGTCCTCTTTAGCCCATGGCGTAAAATCGATGCCGGGCCAGTCGGCGACGAGCAAACCTTCACGACTACACAAGTTTGCCATATCTAGGTAGATTTCCTGCGCTCTCTGCGTCAAACCCGAAGGAGAAAGCAAAAAAACTATCCAGTATCCGCCCCTCAACCATGGCAGGAGGCGTCTTGCAGCTTCTTTCAGCAAACGCCTCCCCCTGTTTCGAGCCCATGATTTGCCTGTCCTTTTTCCGACTGCCACACCGATGCGCGATATATCGCAGGGAACCTCGACATACAACATCCTGACATAACGGCCATGGGCCATCTTTCCCTCGCGAAATACGCGATCAAACTCATCTCTTCGGCGCAACCTCGCCGACTTGGGATAGCCAAAACGCATCGTTGTTAAACTGCCAACCTCTGACGTCCTTTACGCCTCCTGTTGCGAAGAATGCGTCGTCCGCTCGGCGAACTTGTGCGGGCCAAAAATCCCATTTTGCGCTTACGAGGCTTGACATGCGGTTGAAAGGTCCTCTTAGGCACGGACAGCACCTCCAATCTCAACGTTCATAAATTAGTCGAACCTACACCAATAAAGGAGCCAGGATACTATATCACATGCGGCGTTCATGTAGCAATACTTTGTTTTCGAAAGACCGCGTCAAGTTTTTGTAGGATTTTTAGGAACCACTCCTCATGTATCTTAAAGGGCAACGTCTTTTAGTTCAGCTAAAATCAAACCCGCTATGGCATATGCCCTTTAAGGTCGTGTATAGGGGCGTTACCTTCCCGGTGCCGAGTACCGTTATGGAGCCTATCTCGCTTACAGTCGAACTAAAGATATCTTCTAGGTTTAATGTGAAGTTGTGTCTTTTGTCTGTCTTGTCGCCCTTTTGGTCATTTCCCCTTACGTGTTCCGCTTTCACTTTCCCACCGCTACAGATGTAAGCCCTCAAAGCAGACACATTCTTTAAACCCTTCCTGCTCCAGGCCATAGGCCTGGAACTTAACCTAGAAGAAAGCACGTGACTAATGTGACCCTCGGGGCTTGAGCTGCCGCAATCCTCTTCGTTTCGAATCGTTATAGACTGCCAGTTGTTGGTTATATACCTCCTGAAATCTGCGATCATCTTTCTTTCCCTCTCGCTTGAAGCGCATTTAAACATCTCGGAGGTTATTTTCTTAAAAAAGTTCGAGTCATTTGTATTTATGGCCCTGTATATATCACGTCTCTTTTCAGGCTGCCTTGCCGTGGATTCAAGGATCGCTTTATTTAGGTGAAATTTATCCAGCACCAGCTTTGACTCGGGCAGCCAGCTTATACCTTCCTTTATCCAATTTGCACCATCTCCATGGATGTATATGCCCTTTATGTCCTCCGGGTCGTAAAGCTCGTATATCCTATCTGCTACCTCAAGCCAAAACTCATCTGTGTCCTTTCCGTAACCGCTCATGTATATAGGGTTTATACATCTGTTTTTGGACCCCTCTTTAAAGGTGCCCTCGTATATGCAGACTAAAGGAAGATTCGTGCTTCTGCCGTTTTGCAGAGATGCGTGGTCCTCATCTGCATCTATATGTAATACCTCTACGCCTCTTTTTTTAGGGACCTCTACCTTCAAGGCCTCCAGGTTTAGGCTGTGTATCTTGTTTTTGACGGTCTGTTTGGATAACTCACCCTCAGTTACGTTCATCGAACTTTTGGCGTAAGATACCTGGCCTGCCGTCTCTACCAGCTTTACCGTTACTGTTTTGCTCAACCTTTGACGTTTATCCAACCTTAATGCTTCGTCCAGGGGGTATACATATTTTTTATGACTTTTGTCGAAGTAGTAGGTCCTCTTGAAAGATATATCACCAAAGATGGTATATAAGCTCCTTCTGTCCTCACGCCTTTCTACGACCAATCCTCTTTGCTTTCGAGACGTTTTGTCCTTTAATATGGCTTCGTCTACAAGCTCGAAGTAAGCCTTTACGATCTCCCGGATGAAGGCCTTCGTCATGCGAAAAAGCTCATCTTCTATTTCAGCCAGCGTCCTGACATTGGAACTGCAAAAAAACTTCAATATCTCGGAGATGAAGTTTGAGACAATTTGTAGTAAAATAACCTTGTTCAAGTTGGGACCCTCCTTTATGAGTTTTTGGTCACACAAAGATTCTACCAAAAGGAGCGGTCCCATTATTTTTTACCTCTGAAAATCTCCTACAAATATTTTACGCTATCTTTTCGAAAACGAAAGCCAAAGGCTTCTATATCACAAACCATATGCCCATGAACAAGCCTATGATAGCACCAACTATGCCACCCCACATCTCTATCCAGAAGAGGTACTTGTGGGCCAGCTTTTCAAGGTAAGCCTCCACATCTCCTTCCTCCACTTCGCCTAAAGACCTCTTCGCAAGCTCACCCAAATCGATCCTTTCCAATATCCGGCGAACGATCCTCTCGAAGGTCTCCCTAAAGACCTTTATGGCATCCCCCTCCTCCCAGGAGATCTTGGAAAGCATCAATGCCACCTGTCTTTGAAGCTCCCTTAAACCCTCCTCCCCCTGCAAGAAATGTATCCACCTGTCCTTCACCAGGGAAACTATCCATTTGGTCAGGTTTTCCACCTGAAACAGGCCCACCTTGGAGGCCAAAGACAGGACAAAATGCGACCGCTCGACGTCTATCAGCCTTTCTCTTACCATCTGCTCAAATCCCGGGCTGCTGAAAAAATCGGTGAGCGGCTTTTCCAGCACCCTCAAAAGTGCCCTTAAGTTATCCCTCCTCAGGTAAAGCCGCATTATCTCGCGCTGCAATACCGGGCTTACGGACTGAAAGAAGGCCTCGTCGCTTACGGCCTGCTTCAGGGCATCGGGGGTTAGCAGCCTGTTTCTGACCTCGTTTGCAAAGGTATCCAATATGCGATCCCTGTTTTTGGCTATGACGCCGCTTCCCGGTATGGGCACGCCTATTAGGGGTATGTATATGGGGCGAAAAAGCATCTTAACGGCCAATATGTTTGTAAATATGCCAACAGCCCCGGATACTCCAACAGCACTAAGCATTTCCCCCCAGGGACGTCCGGCTTTGGCGAATAAAAAACCGATGACCGAGATCACCACGAAGAACGCCGATGTCAAGTTCTTTATGAAATCCAATATCTTGGCTTCTCTTACGCTGTCATCCATCCGAGCCATATTCCAGCCCCCTAACCTTATAAATCCGGATGTTGCCTCAAAGCACAAAACCATGATAGAATGAGCAACGCGCGAATACTAGCGACAGGAGGTGAATCGCGAAAGATGCCCAATACGAAATCGGCAATCAAAAGGATACATGTCACCGAGAGAAACAGGATCTACAACCGCGCCTGGAAGACGAGGACAAAGACCATCGTCAAGAAGGTGGCCACAGCCGTAGAGCAGAATAACCTCGACATGGCGGTTCAACTTTTCAATGAGGCCCAATCCGTCATCGATAAAGCCGTAACCAAAGGCGTCATGCACAGGAACACCGCCGCACGCCGCAAAGCCATGCTCGCAAGATTGATCGCCGGCCTCAGGAAGTCGTCCGAGGCAGAGCCCACTTCTCAAGGAAGCAACTGATCGGAAAAAGGAGGTTGGGTCCGGATCATCTCTAACAGCACCATCTCCAGGCCCAACCAGCCCTTCCCCAGCCCCATCTTTTCGGCAGCCGAAGACAACCCGAGCGCCGCCACAGATCTCCAAAGCACATCCTTGCCGTAATGTTTCGTTGCCTCGCGTGCCATCTTGCCCTGGTAGAACTTTGCATTCAACGCATCAAGACATTGATCACCAAAGGAAGAAACAAGAGCTGCAAGCCTTAGCCTGTTATAAAGGGCGGAGATCACCGCAAGAAGCTCCATACGGTCCTCCAGTTGCCTTAAGGCGAGCATGACGGTTATCGCATCTTTTGTGCATACCCCATCAAGCAGGCGATACATTGCCCGGGCCCCTTCGTCCTTCGACAACTCCCTGACCAAATCGGCGGTAACAATCGCATTGCCGGAAAGAGAGAACTTTTCAATCTCTCCTTCCAATTCCTCGAAATCCCCCACCCATTCTTCAAGGAGCAGAGCTGCTTCCCTGGTCATCTTCAAGCCCTTGTTTGCAGCAAGCTCTTCGATGGCCCTGATGCGGTCCCTTTGACCTCGAGGAACGTCTTTGCCCTGAACTATATCCATCTTGCCCATGAGCTTTTTGGGAAAGGCGCTGCATTTGCCGCCGTAAACCAGCACGATCACGTTTGAAGCTTCCTTGCCCTCAATCCACTCTTCAAACTTTTCGGGAAAGGGCCCCAGTTCGTCAGCATCGTCGACGACGTAAAACAAACGTCCCCCAAAAAGACCACGGGTAGTGGCAGCGGCAAAAAGCTCCTCCCAGCCCACTGAGCCGTCGAGCCTGCCTGCCTGCTCGTAACCAAGGGACCGAAGCTCACCTAAGACATGGGCAATCACGCTCCGCCCTGACGAGGCAAGCTGTACCGCCACCAGGTGTGGCACTACCCCTTCACCACCAGGTTGACCAACTTGTCGGGAACCACTATTGTCTTTATCAGCCTTTGTCCTTCCAGCCTTCTTTGAACCCTGGGATCGTCAAGCACTCTTCTTTCTATCTCCTCCCGCGACAACCCTGCTGGGACGGTAAGCCTTTCGCGAACCTTTCCGTTTATCTGAACGACTAAGGTAATTTCGTCCTCGACCAAAGCTGTCGGATCGACATTAGGCCAAGGCTGCCTTACGACCATCTCCTTATGCCCGAGCCTTTCCCACAGCTCCTCGCATATGTGGGGCACAAAGGGAGAAAGACACACAATAAGCGTCTCGGCGGCCTCCCGCAACAAGGCCCAATCCGCCCCGTCCTTGGGCTCATAGGAATACATGTCGTTAAAAAGCTCCATGAACCTTGCGACTGCCGTATTAAACTGCCTTTCAACCTCTATATCTCTGGTAACCAGCTCTATCGTCCTGTGTATCCTTCGCTTGAGGTCTCGCTTGCGTGGCTCGCTTAAAGCATCCATGGCCACATGCTCAAGGGCGGCCTTATTCAATTGTTCCATGTTTTCTTCCATGTATCGCCAAAGCCTGGACAAAAACCTGTACACGCCCTCAACGCCCTGGTCCGACCACTCCAGGTCCTTGTCGGGAGGCGAGGCAAAAAGTATGAAAAGCCTTGCCGTATCGGCTCCATAGCGCTTGATGATATCATCTGGGTCTACCACGTTTCCCTTGGACTTGGACATCTTCGCTCCGTCCTTGATCACCATGCCCTGGGTAAGAAGATTTTGAAAGGGCTCCCTGAAGCGGATCAAGCCCATATCGGCCAGGACCTTGGTGAAGAAGCGCGAATAT is a window from the Acetomicrobium flavidum genome containing:
- a CDS encoding DUF445 domain-containing protein; amino-acid sequence: MARMDDSVREAKILDFIKNLTSAFFVVISVIGFLFAKAGRPWGEMLSAVGVSGAVGIFTNILAVKMLFRPIYIPLIGVPIPGSGVIAKNRDRILDTFANEVRNRLLTPDALKQAVSDEAFFQSVSPVLQREIMRLYLRRDNLRALLRVLEKPLTDFFSSPGFEQMVRERLIDVERSHFVLSLASKVGLFQVENLTKWIVSLVKDRWIHFLQGEEGLRELQRQVALMLSKISWEEGDAIKVFRETFERIVRRILERIDLGELAKRSLGEVEEGDVEAYLEKLAHKYLFWIEMWGGIVGAIIGLFMGIWFVI
- the rpsO gene encoding 30S ribosomal protein S15, whose amino-acid sequence is MEDWKQKVIEEFKTHSADTGSPEVQVAILTYRIRYLTEHLKVHKKDFHSRRGLLKMVGKRRKLLKYLQEKDFNRYKSLIDKLGLRR
- the jag gene encoding RNA-binding cell elongation regulator Jag/EloR, which encodes MSEKEVIVVEASSLEEARAIAAQEWGISPSDVVINLVEEEKKLFGILGKRLKVEARPARAIEILRAQRVLAELLEKMGLDVTLSFEDDNTIDISGDDAGIAIGRYGETLRALEHLLNLMIASSAAGAFRVRLDSGGYRSRREESIKRMAVSAARKAISRNKPVGLQPMSNWERKVVHTTLQSMEGIETRSVGQDPHRRVIVCPKPSREGKEGAKGDQGGTR
- the rnpA gene encoding ribonuclease P protein component; amino-acid sequence: MRFGYPKSARLRRRDEFDRVFREGKMAHGRYVRMLYVEVPCDISRIGVAVGKRTGKSWARNRGRRLLKEAARRLLPWLRGGYWIVFLLSPSGLTQRAQEIYLDMANLCSREGLLVADWPGIDFTPWAKEDKNDEKDK
- the yidD gene encoding membrane protein insertion efficiency factor YidD; translated protein: MKRTNKALVLPKMMLVGFIRAYQIFVSPLLGRNCRFYPTCSQYAIEALERWGVIRGSWLTVKRLCRCGPWHPGGYDPVPGTDRKIGQVKI
- the rpsT gene encoding 30S ribosomal protein S20, whose protein sequence is MPNTKSAIKRIHVTERNRIYNRAWKTRTKTIVKKVATAVEQNNLDMAVQLFNEAQSVIDKAVTKGVMHRNTAARRKAMLARLIAGLRKSSEAEPTSQGSN
- the holA gene encoding DNA polymerase III subunit delta; its protein translation is MPHLVAVQLASSGRSVIAHVLGELRSLGYEQAGRLDGSVGWEELFAAATTRGLFGGRLFYVVDDADELGPFPEKFEEWIEGKEASNVIVLVYGGKCSAFPKKLMGKMDIVQGKDVPRGQRDRIRAIEELAANKGLKMTREAALLLEEWVGDFEELEGEIEKFSLSGNAIVTADLVRELSKDEGARAMYRLLDGVCTKDAITVMLALRQLEDRMELLAVISALYNRLRLAALVSSFGDQCLDALNAKFYQGKMAREATKHYGKDVLWRSVAALGLSSAAEKMGLGKGWLGLEMVLLEMIRTQPPFSDQLLP
- the rpmH gene encoding 50S ribosomal protein L34; this encodes MLSVPKRTFQPHVKPRKRKMGFLARTSSPSGRRILRNRRRKGRQRLAV
- the dut gene encoding dUTP diphosphatase; translation: MGDSIKVKVSRRGNALRFDMPSYMTPSSSGVDLRAAEEKTIEPGSWALIGTGLYLEIPMGYEAQVRPRSGLALKHGVTVLNAPGTIDADYRGEVGVILINLGREPFEVKVGDRIAQLVISAVCRVGFEEVESLSETARGAGGFGSTGLK
- a CDS encoding YidC/Oxa1 family membrane protein insertase, which encodes MGSLWQSGSDLLLGVLNFFYGISHSYGVAIILLTILVRVLLYPLSHKQLVSMKKMQQIQPRLKTLQEKYKDDKQKLNQEVMKLYREYGVNPAAGCLPLLVQLPILILLFKVIMNYDFGEEFFLGISLKHSLLSLMSQALGVATAKAGVMTVISGIVSNPAGLLNFGLYGGTLILWLLIGFVTWFQQKITTTGAASEQMAFMGWFMPLFMMFICLSLPGGVLLYWGVSSLIGVVQQVWVQRRTSVEISQKPVLYKDKPRSAEKSKAESEEVSKDV
- a CDS encoding polyribonucleotide nucleotidyltransferase, whose protein sequence is MSDEMNFEMEIGGEALTFSTGHLAKQANGAVYARYGDTTVLVTACMEDTPREDVDFFPLIVDYEERFYAAGKIPGGFIKREGKPSETAILSARLVDRSIRSLFPEHMKNDVHVVATVLSVDQVNPPNMLAINAASAALVISDIPWDGPVGAVRVGYIDGRLVINPKESDMQGSVLDLVVAGHKDGITMVEGGANEVPEDVLIDALELAQEEIRRLVDFQLRMKEAVGKVKSEIPSPIEVPEIEEFVERNLYGEIYEAVKIHAKKERSDAIKAIEQKAWERFEEAYPEHEAYISEVVTRFVKKAMRSLILDEGKRADGRAMDELRPITCEVGFLPRVHGSAVFTRGETQALVVTTLGMAGEDEQILDGLKLDEPPKRFMLHYNFPPFSVGEVRPMRGPGRREIGHGALAERAVKPLIPSETEFPYIIRVVSDILESNGSSSMASVCGASLSLMDAGVPIRKSVAGIAMGLIKEGERVAILTDIQGLEDHYGDMDFKVAGTRDGVTALQMDNKAGGITRDILVQALEQAKRGRLQILDIMDAVISSPREELSQYAPRIYTMNIDPDKIRDVIGPGGKTIRNIVQKTGVKIDIGDEGVTYIAASSEAAAHEAMSMIKSLTKEVEPGEVYLGKVTRLTSFGAFVELLPGKEGLLHISEVSSSHVPKVEDFFKVGDPVLVVVKEIDELGRINLSRKRILENPDDFPLTPEMREFLEEDRKRDSSLTKKRDSDKGRHPRPKRD
- a CDS encoding ISLre2 family transposase, translated to MNKVILLQIVSNFISEILKFFCSSNVRTLAEIEDELFRMTKAFIREIVKAYFELVDEAILKDKTSRKQRGLVVERREDRRSLYTIFGDISFKRTYYFDKSHKKYVYPLDEALRLDKRQRLSKTVTVKLVETAGQVSYAKSSMNVTEGELSKQTVKNKIHSLNLEALKVEVPKKRGVEVLHIDADEDHASLQNGRSTNLPLVCIYEGTFKEGSKNRCINPIYMSGYGKDTDEFWLEVADRIYELYDPEDIKGIYIHGDGANWIKEGISWLPESKLVLDKFHLNKAILESTARQPEKRRDIYRAINTNDSNFFKKITSEMFKCASSERERKMIADFRRYITNNWQSITIRNEEDCGSSSPEGHISHVLSSRLSSRPMAWSRKGLKNVSALRAYICSGGKVKAEHVRGNDQKGDKTDKRHNFTLNLEDIFSSTVSEIGSITVLGTGKVTPLYTTLKGICHSGFDFS